The Micromonospora sp. NBC_01740 genome includes a window with the following:
- a CDS encoding aminoglycoside phosphotransferase family protein, with protein sequence MSRSVTLVLVDAAGAPLGALPPFDVPSPWWQEVGPVVAEARRRYGVEVAVLRLLTGDAPQPMGGTVTYLAQVDGPPATPLVPAKLDLSADPLRAPYAEPGGPARSLAWATAELRRLGRPAETVTQQRTWNLSAVWRLGGPSGTAWLKQVPVFFRHEAAVLRWLGRAAPGKTSTLLADDGDGRMLIEHVPGEDRYGAPVEERLAMAADFHPVQLRSVPDAAELVAAGVPDLRADALPGWIRDRLAGWDTSPVQSLLAGLEARLDEVRGCGLPDTLVHGDLHPGNVRADAGRHVVIDWGDAFVGHPAFDALRLVEGLADDAAAPVLAEWCARWRAEVPGCEPERAVELLRPVAALRLAAVYAMFLDGIEASERVYHATDVDTYFAQALAQLGPATPSDGYAVR encoded by the coding sequence GTGTCCCGCTCCGTCACCCTCGTCCTGGTCGATGCCGCCGGCGCTCCGCTGGGCGCCCTGCCGCCGTTCGACGTTCCGTCGCCCTGGTGGCAGGAGGTCGGCCCCGTCGTGGCCGAGGCCCGCCGGCGGTACGGCGTCGAGGTGGCCGTGCTCCGCCTGCTGACCGGCGACGCGCCGCAGCCGATGGGCGGCACGGTCACGTACCTCGCCCAGGTCGACGGGCCGCCGGCCACGCCGCTCGTACCGGCGAAGCTCGACCTGTCGGCGGACCCGCTGCGCGCCCCCTACGCCGAGCCCGGCGGCCCGGCGCGCAGCCTCGCCTGGGCGACGGCGGAGCTGCGGCGGCTCGGCCGCCCGGCGGAGACCGTGACCCAGCAGCGCACCTGGAACCTGTCGGCGGTCTGGCGGCTCGGCGGGCCGAGCGGCACGGCCTGGCTGAAGCAGGTGCCGGTGTTCTTCCGGCACGAGGCCGCGGTACTGCGCTGGCTCGGCCGGGCCGCGCCGGGGAAGACGTCGACGCTGCTCGCCGACGACGGCGACGGCCGGATGCTGATCGAGCACGTGCCCGGCGAGGACCGCTACGGCGCCCCCGTCGAGGAGCGGCTGGCGATGGCGGCCGACTTCCATCCGGTCCAGCTGCGGTCGGTCCCGGACGCGGCGGAGCTGGTCGCGGCGGGCGTGCCGGACCTGCGCGCCGACGCCCTGCCGGGCTGGATCCGCGACCGGCTGGCCGGCTGGGACACCTCGCCGGTGCAGTCCCTGCTGGCGGGGCTGGAGGCGCGGCTCGACGAGGTACGCGGGTGCGGGCTGCCGGACACCCTCGTGCACGGCGACCTGCACCCCGGCAACGTACGCGCCGACGCCGGGCGGCACGTGGTCATCGACTGGGGCGACGCGTTCGTGGGACACCCGGCGTTCGACGCGCTGCGGCTGGTGGAGGGGCTCGCGGACGACGCCGCCGCCCCGGTGCTCGCCGAGTGGTGCGCGCGGTGGCGGGCCGAGGTGCCGGGATGCGAGCCGGAGCGGGCCGTGGAGCTGCTGCGGCCGGTCGCGGCGCTGCGGCTGGCGGCGGTGTACGCGATGTTCCTCGACGGCATCGAAGCGAGCGAGCGGGTCTACCACGCCACGGACGTCGACACCTACTTCGCGCAGGCGCTGGCACAACTCGGGCCGGCAACCCCCAGCGACGGGTACGCCGTCAGGTAG